The following proteins are co-located in the Malus sylvestris chromosome 13, drMalSylv7.2, whole genome shotgun sequence genome:
- the LOC126597110 gene encoding cyanate hydratase, whose protein sequence is MAEKKASITHQLQAAKHKSGKSYSQLAKETGLTNVYVAQLLRRQAQLKPETAPKLQAALPDLPQELIQEMMIPPLRSYDPNLIQDPTIYRLNEAVMHFGESIKEIVNEEFGDGIMSAIDFYCSVDKVKGVDGKDRVVLTFDGKYLPHSEQKSEHMVSRLRLE, encoded by the exons ATGGCAGAGAAGAAAGCAAGCATAACCCACCAGCTTCAGGCCGCGAAGCACAAGTCCGGCAAGTCCTACAGCCAGCTTGCCAAGGAGACGGGCCTCACCAACGTTTATGTTGCCCAGCTTCTCAGGCGCCAAGCTCAGCTCAAGCCTGAGACTGCCCCTAAGTTGCAGGCTGCCCTGCCCGACCTGCCCCAAGAACTCATTCAGGAGATGATGATTCCACCCTTGAGGTCCTACGATCCTAATTTGATCCAGGACCCCACTATTTACAG GTTGAATGAGGCAGTTATGCATTTTGGTGAAAGCATCAAGGAGATTGTCAATGAGGAATTTGGTGATGGAAT TATGTCAGCTATAGACTTCTACTGTTCAGTCGACAAAGTTAAAGGTGTGGATGGCAAGGATCGGGTAGTCCTGACATTTGATGGGAAATATTTACCTCATTCTGAGCAG AAGTCAGAGCACATGGTTTCAAGGTTGCGTTTGGAATGA
- the LOC126595335 gene encoding uncharacterized protein LOC126595335 — translation MTVGELMRIQMGISEAHTSKGAVDGEGPAWALLRDNYILTNPKLKDWDKMPMTLEGWLEIVTMTIDVVELHKRLCADCFLSILFVNMTCYPCCYCTRGILFSIFINVINECSMIRLAKISCFSCLLCAKFSFTFIRFWRSNSQKQRIYTCSLRAKRNVYSRRLQ, via the exons ATGACGGTGGGTGAGCTGATGAGGATTCAAATGGGAATTTCAGAG GCTCATACGTCTAAAGGTGCAGTGGATGGTGAAGGGCCAGCCTGGGCTCTCTTAAGAGATAATTACATTCTCACAAATCCCAAATTGAAAGACTGGGATAAGATGCCG ATGACATTGGAAGGGTGGCTGGAGATAGTTACGATGACGATTGATGTTGTGGAACTGCACAAACGACTATGTGCTGATTGTTTCCTAAGCATACTTTTTGTAAACATGACGTGTTATCCTTGTTGCTACTGCACAAGAGGAATTTTGTTTTCGATTTTCATTAATGTTATAAATGAGTGCTCTATGATACGATTAGCGAAAATATCCTGTTTTTCTTGCTTATTATGTGCAAAATTTTCATTTACCTTCATAAGATTTTGGAGAAGCAACTCGCAGAAACAACGAATTTATACCTGCAGTTTGCGAGCGAAGCGGAATGTGTATTCGCGTAGATTACAATAA